In the Blastocatellia bacterium genome, one interval contains:
- a CDS encoding sigma 54-interacting transcriptional regulator translates to MATRDILRAQSFEEAFAAGKVSLEESRFEEATNYFRAALKRGGWSGEDEARARCALADSLEKRGLYTEQLDAVAKYERSQEIERLPERTRMEVLIRLGWGYSFNNDLPRAIALFNQAIHIARQLEDPAGMGACYFGLGRAYRNISEIRIARDHYTSALEHFRRTGDWRRLAESYINIGYMHAYEGDFRNALHLLKQALTIIGTNEEQDLLGRAHMYLAITYDNLGSTPKALQYFEKAIEHFRASGNQISLAINQNNYADKLIWLGRWDEAQALLEEALATFAAVNQKPQYAGVLDTLAYLHLLQGKLDEADELTRRSMEVIQTSKNTLWVEISTRLTMGRSLMFKRRYQEAKEVLELGAEVCQRSNSTRFYADVHLLLADALLTLGENEQAALQVDRVREFLCDSPSLMAWGLMMRMTAKVQAACGHIAAAIQSLGQSTSVYELRGSVYDIAVNRVVLARLYEQQGRLEAAINEAREAHATFVRLGAAADEAVTSAYLQALEQSAEPSDDLEVGREMAALSFPVAGLRFEWKGSARSATLDLASGLDGFVAHRLVQASHARELLLHEIVAIVREQSRSRAAVIAEIVADDFSLKNRLTLKPAAAVGLSDGELAEELELMAQLRTEDYAGHFVYRLGGNQQTRYLLRIVWPTAERFTNHTVTLAPLLQLAEQGLEAIALRSKNRRPQVFNPSRLLAQVELPGFVCNSRAMSLVLEQIHKIRSSDVTVLITGESGTGKELIARAVHAGSSRRANRFLPFNCSAAPKEMIESQLFGYRKGAFTGALAANEGVIRAAERGTLFLDEIGDLPLELQPKLLRFLQEGEIHPLGDSAPQKVDVRVVAATNSNLERAVAEGRFREDLFHRLNVIRIQVPGLRQRREEIPALVNYYLDLYQKEAAKSEIKLAEETLDLLVVYDWPGNVRQLCNEVRRIIAYNDSASVVGPEGLSVEIAKAGRESAAPTPAPARRASEATISAPEGVTLGEAVEELERQMIAEALRRSAGNIARAAKDLGLSRKGLYLKMDRLDFKI, encoded by the coding sequence ATGGCGACCAGAGACATCCTCCGCGCGCAGAGCTTTGAGGAGGCGTTTGCCGCCGGCAAAGTTTCACTCGAAGAGAGCCGTTTCGAGGAGGCCACCAATTATTTCCGCGCCGCTCTGAAACGTGGCGGCTGGTCGGGCGAAGACGAAGCGCGCGCGCGCTGCGCGCTCGCCGATTCGCTCGAAAAGCGCGGATTGTATACCGAACAGCTCGACGCCGTCGCCAAGTACGAACGCTCGCAGGAGATCGAGCGCCTGCCCGAGCGCACGCGCATGGAGGTGCTGATCCGGCTGGGCTGGGGCTACTCGTTCAACAATGATCTGCCGCGCGCCATCGCGCTGTTCAATCAGGCCATTCATATCGCCCGCCAGCTCGAAGACCCCGCCGGCATGGGCGCATGTTACTTCGGGCTGGGCCGCGCCTATCGCAACATCTCCGAGATTCGCATTGCTCGTGACCATTACACCTCGGCGCTCGAACATTTCCGGCGCACAGGCGACTGGCGGCGACTGGCCGAGTCCTATATCAACATCGGGTACATGCATGCGTACGAGGGCGACTTCCGCAATGCCCTGCACCTGCTCAAGCAGGCGCTAACGATCATCGGCACAAACGAAGAGCAAGACCTTCTGGGCCGCGCCCATATGTACCTGGCGATCACTTATGACAATCTCGGCTCGACGCCAAAGGCTTTACAATATTTCGAAAAAGCGATTGAGCATTTTCGCGCCTCCGGCAACCAGATCAGTTTAGCGATCAACCAGAACAACTATGCCGACAAGCTCATCTGGCTGGGCCGATGGGATGAAGCCCAGGCGCTGCTCGAAGAGGCGCTGGCCACCTTTGCCGCGGTCAATCAGAAGCCGCAATATGCGGGCGTGCTCGACACGCTGGCCTATTTGCACCTCTTGCAAGGCAAGCTGGACGAAGCCGATGAGCTGACCCGCCGCTCGATGGAGGTGATTCAAACCTCAAAGAACACGCTCTGGGTCGAGATTAGCACGCGCCTGACCATGGGCCGCAGCTTGATGTTCAAGAGGCGCTACCAGGAGGCCAAAGAAGTCCTTGAGTTGGGTGCCGAAGTTTGCCAGCGTAGTAACTCGACTCGCTTCTACGCGGATGTTCATCTGCTGCTGGCCGATGCCTTGCTGACGCTCGGCGAAAACGAGCAGGCCGCCTTACAGGTTGATCGGGTGCGAGAATTCCTTTGCGACTCGCCGTCGCTGATGGCCTGGGGGCTGATGATGCGCATGACGGCCAAGGTGCAGGCGGCCTGCGGCCACATCGCCGCCGCCATTCAGTCGCTCGGCCAGAGCACCTCGGTCTACGAGCTGCGCGGCAGTGTGTATGATATCGCGGTCAACCGCGTCGTTCTGGCGCGACTGTACGAACAGCAGGGGCGGCTGGAGGCGGCAATCAACGAAGCGCGGGAGGCGCACGCGACCTTCGTTCGCCTCGGCGCTGCCGCTGACGAAGCCGTGACGAGCGCCTACCTGCAAGCGCTCGAACAAAGCGCCGAGCCGTCAGACGATCTTGAAGTCGGGCGTGAGATGGCGGCGCTCAGTTTTCCGGTCGCCGGCCTGCGCTTTGAATGGAAGGGCAGTGCCCGTAGCGCCACGCTTGATCTGGCATCCGGGCTCGACGGCTTCGTCGCCCACCGGCTGGTGCAGGCCAGCCATGCGCGCGAGCTGTTGCTGCACGAGATCGTCGCCATCGTCCGCGAGCAATCGCGCAGCCGCGCCGCGGTGATCGCCGAGATTGTCGCCGACGACTTCAGCCTGAAGAATCGTTTGACCTTGAAGCCGGCGGCAGCCGTCGGGCTTAGCGACGGTGAGCTGGCTGAAGAACTTGAGTTGATGGCACAGCTCAGGACCGAAGATTATGCGGGCCACTTCGTTTATCGCCTCGGCGGCAATCAGCAGACGAGATACCTGCTGCGCATCGTCTGGCCGACCGCCGAGCGCTTTACCAACCACACCGTCACGCTTGCGCCGTTGCTGCAATTGGCTGAACAGGGACTGGAAGCCATCGCCCTGCGCAGCAAGAACCGGCGCCCGCAGGTCTTCAATCCGTCGCGCTTGCTGGCGCAGGTCGAACTGCCCGGCTTTGTCTGTAACAGCCGCGCCATGAGCCTGGTGCTTGAACAGATTCACAAGATTCGCTCATCGGACGTCACGGTGCTGATCACAGGCGAATCGGGCACCGGCAAAGAATTGATCGCCCGAGCCGTGCATGCCGGCTCGTCGCGCCGCGCCAATCGCTTTCTGCCATTCAACTGCTCCGCCGCTCCCAAGGAGATGATCGAGAGCCAGTTGTTCGGCTACCGCAAGGGCGCGTTTACCGGTGCGCTCGCCGCCAACGAAGGCGTCATCCGCGCCGCCGAGCGCGGCACGCTCTTTCTGGACGAGATCGGCGACCTGCCGCTCGAACTCCAGCCCAAGCTGCTGCGCTTCCTACAGGAAGGCGAAATCCACCCGCTTGGCGATAGCGCGCCGCAAAAGGTGGACGTGCGGGTAGTCGCCGCCACCAACTCGAACCTTGAGCGTGCCGTCGCCGAAGGCCGCTTCCGCGAAGACCTTTTCCACCGCCTGAATGTCATTCGCATACAGGTGCCGGGCCTGCGCCAGCGCCGCGAAGAGATCCCGGCGCTGGTCAATTACTACCTCGACCTTTATCAAAAAGAGGCAGCCAAGTCAGAGATCAAGCTCGCTGAAGAAACCCTGGACTTGCTCGTCGTCTATGACTGGCCGGGCAACGTGCGCCAGCTCTGCAACGAAGTCCGTCGCATCATTGCTTATAACGACTCGGCATCGGTCGTCGGGCCGGAGGGGTTGTCGGTGGAGATCGCCAAGGCGGGCCGCGAGTCGGCCGCGCCGACACCCGCGCCCGCACGCAGAGCAAGCGAAGCCACGATCAGCGCCCCCGAAGGCGTGACGCTCGGCGAAGCCGTCGAAGAGCTAGAGCGGCAGATGATCGCCGAGGCGCTGCGCCGCTCGGCAGGCAACATCGCCCGCGCCGCCAAAGACCTCGGCCTGTCGCGCAAGGGGCTCTACCTGAAGATGGATCGCCTCGATTTCAAAATCTGA
- a CDS encoding FmdE family protein, producing METLDELLERAEHSHGHMCAGQVLGVRMALLGCRAVGIIEPRGKDRKALLVFVEIDRCAADAINTVTGCRLGKRTLKFYDYGKLAATFLNTQTNEAVRVVALDEARDAADRCFPEIASKYDRQLRAYKLLPDEDLFKVERVQVSVAKEDQPGRPVSRVRCDRCGEGINDRREIISEGRTLCRACAGEAYYTKL from the coding sequence ATGGAAACGCTCGACGAGCTGCTCGAACGCGCTGAACATTCGCACGGTCATATGTGCGCAGGGCAAGTGCTGGGCGTGCGCATGGCGCTGCTCGGCTGTCGCGCCGTTGGCATCATCGAGCCGCGCGGCAAAGACCGCAAGGCCCTGCTCGTCTTTGTCGAGATTGACCGCTGCGCCGCCGACGCCATCAACACGGTGACCGGCTGCCGGCTCGGCAAGCGGACGTTGAAGTTTTATGATTACGGCAAGCTGGCGGCGACATTTCTGAACACGCAGACCAATGAAGCCGTGCGCGTGGTGGCGCTTGACGAAGCGCGCGACGCCGCCGACCGCTGCTTCCCTGAAATCGCCAGCAAGTATGACCGCCAGTTGCGCGCCTACAAGCTGCTGCCCGACGAAGACCTTTTCAAAGTCGAGCGCGTTCAGGTAAGCGTCGCCAAAGAAGACCAGCCGGGCCGCCCCGTGTCACGCGTCCGTTGCGACCGCTGCGGCGAAGGCATCAACGACCGCCGCGAGATCATCAGCGAAGGCCGCACGCTCTGCCGCGCCTGCGCCGGCGAGGCCTATTACACGAAGCTATAA
- a CDS encoding maleylpyruvate isomerase family mycothiol-dependent enzyme, with protein MKKPKAIQVTHLFPETLDALLDLLTSLSPADWQNPTVCAGWTVKDIAAHLLGGEFSILSRKRDAHAYSGSPFIAWDDLVSLINDLNDTWVKVMRRLSPPLLCDLLRFAGEQTNRYFAALDPDALGDPVDWAGPEPAPVWLDLAREYTERWHHQQQIRDATGRPGLKEPRYLAPVLDAFVRALPRAYRDAQADEGTLITLEITGAAGNRWHLLREGGAWQLYLDADAKPAASLSLDEDLAWRLFTKGVKPEAAHAGAVITGDERLALPALGMISIIG; from the coding sequence GTGAAGAAGCCGAAGGCCATTCAGGTCACGCACCTGTTCCCGGAAACGCTCGACGCGCTGCTCGACCTGCTCACCAGTTTATCGCCCGCCGACTGGCAGAACCCGACGGTGTGCGCCGGCTGGACGGTGAAAGACATCGCCGCGCACCTGCTGGGCGGCGAGTTCAGCATTCTCTCACGCAAGCGCGACGCCCATGCGTATTCGGGCAGTCCTTTCATCGCCTGGGATGATCTGGTGTCGCTGATCAATGACCTCAACGACACATGGGTAAAAGTGATGCGCCGGCTGAGCCCGCCGCTTTTGTGTGATCTATTACGTTTCGCCGGCGAGCAGACGAATCGATATTTTGCCGCGCTCGACCCGGACGCGCTTGGCGACCCGGTCGACTGGGCCGGGCCTGAGCCTGCGCCGGTGTGGCTCGATCTGGCGCGCGAATACACCGAGCGCTGGCATCATCAACAGCAGATTCGCGATGCGACCGGGCGGCCCGGCCTGAAAGAGCCGCGCTATCTGGCCCCTGTGCTCGACGCCTTTGTGCGCGCCTTGCCCCGCGCCTATCGCGACGCGCAGGCCGACGAGGGCACGCTAATCACCTTAGAGATCACCGGCGCGGCGGGCAATCGCTGGCACCTGCTGAGAGAAGGCGGCGCGTGGCAACTCTATCTCGATGCCGACGCGAAGCCCGCCGCCAGCCTCTCACTCGATGAGGACCTCGCGTGGCGACTGTTCACGAAAGGCGTCAAGCCTGAAGCCGCGCATGCCGGCGCAGTCATCACCGGCGATGAACGGCTGGCGCTGCCGGCCCTCGGCATGATCTCGATCATCGGATGA
- a CDS encoding ATP-dependent 6-phosphofructokinase — translation MDNYLGILTGGGDCPGLNAVIRAVVRRAQVDRIPVLGVYSGWQGLMDGNVAPLTKHSVAGIQYRGGTILGTSRVNPLASSDALKKIYDNWGRFGLGRLIVVGGNGTLSGAMRMWRDHGYPIVGVPKTIDNDIPGTDYTFGFDTAVSIATEAIDRLHTTAEALHRVMVVEVMGRHSGWIAAYAGLAGAADLILVPEIPFRMSEICDMLTKRKQMGRPFSIVVVAEDAKPHPEEDFLTADERARVFHESRLGGIGHLVAAQIEELTRLEARVSVLGYIQRGGAPSAYDRVLATRLGVYAVEMVMREEFGSMAAVHGTKMVSVPLEEIADKYRPLDEDIYKTARTFFG, via the coding sequence ATGGACAACTATCTCGGCATCTTGACTGGCGGCGGCGATTGTCCCGGCCTCAACGCCGTGATCCGCGCCGTCGTGCGGCGCGCTCAGGTTGACCGCATTCCTGTTCTCGGCGTCTATTCCGGCTGGCAGGGCTTGATGGATGGCAATGTAGCGCCGCTTACCAAGCACTCGGTCGCCGGCATCCAGTATCGCGGCGGCACGATCCTCGGCACTTCGCGGGTCAATCCGCTGGCCAGCAGCGACGCGTTAAAGAAGATTTATGACAACTGGGGACGCTTTGGGCTGGGTCGGTTGATCGTCGTCGGCGGCAACGGCACGCTCTCTGGCGCTATGCGGATGTGGCGCGACCACGGCTACCCAATTGTCGGCGTCCCGAAAACGATTGACAACGACATTCCCGGCACCGATTACACCTTCGGCTTTGACACCGCGGTCTCGATTGCCACGGAAGCCATTGACCGCTTGCACACCACCGCAGAGGCGCTGCACCGCGTCATGGTTGTCGAAGTGATGGGCCGGCATTCGGGCTGGATAGCGGCCTACGCGGGGCTGGCCGGCGCTGCCGACTTGATCCTCGTCCCGGAGATTCCGTTTCGCATGTCGGAAATCTGCGACATGCTCACCAAGCGCAAGCAGATGGGTCGCCCATTTTCAATTGTCGTCGTCGCCGAAGACGCCAAGCCGCACCCGGAGGAAGATTTCCTGACCGCCGACGAGCGCGCCCGCGTCTTTCACGAGAGCCGTCTCGGCGGCATCGGCCATCTGGTTGCCGCGCAGATCGAAGAGCTTACACGGCTCGAAGCGCGCGTAAGTGTTCTGGGTTACATTCAGCGCGGCGGCGCGCCGTCCGCCTATGATCGCGTGCTGGCCACACGCCTCGGCGTCTATGCCGTCGAGATGGTCATGCGCGAGGAGTTCGGATCAATGGCCGCGGTACACGGCACAAAGATGGTCAGCGTGCCGCTCGAAGAGATCGCCGACAAGTATCGGCCCCTTGATGAAGATATTTATAAAACGGCGCGAACCTTTTTCGGATGA
- the mutS gene encoding DNA mismatch repair protein MutS: protein MEHASPMLKQYQEIKRANPGTLLFFRLGDFYELFYDDAVIGSKELEITLTARNRERGNPIPMCGVPYHAASGHIAKLVRKGYRVAICEQTEDPKKATKLVKREVVRIITPGTAIDAQLLDARDNTYLAAVFGTGTGMSAAFLDLSTGEFVVTQFTGEGAWNRILEQLDSFAPREILFPKSLEPLFKNEARREAASHVISDEKEAGAARFVVAGEQPSLNALDEWDFAHDRAAELICNHFEVSSLDGFGLSGRDLAVTAAGAVLHYVRETQKDDAAHITGLSYFEPAEYLMLDAPTVRNLELVEALDGSRQRTLLGVLDESVTGMGSRLLKQWLLRPSMKLGELTARLNAVEELKSAVILRDRLRQELKQVADLERLMARISLGRATPRDLVALKNSADAIPGIKELLGDATASLLEVLSENLDELADLRDLIGASISDEPPVNINDGGTIRAGYNPQLDELREVATSSKSIIARIESRERARTGIASLKVRFNNVFGYFIEISKANLKNVPTDYERRQTIANAERFTTPELKEYEAKVLGAEERIAEIEQELFGAIRQAVAIETRRVQGVAQGLATLDVLCALGEVAARRNYCRPQLSESDELYIRGGRHPVIESSGERFIPNDVYLNNSTDRLLIITGPNMGGKSVFLRQTALIALMAQIGSFVPADEARVALLDRIFTRVGASDSLARGRSTFMVEMTETANILNTATPRSLVLLDEVGRGTSTFDGLSLAWAIAEYLHDNPQHTAKTLFATHYHEMTELAKLLPGVRNYQMAVKESEGTIVFLRRVVEGSASKSYGIEVGKLAGLPRVVTDRAREILSNLEANELDVMGKPKFARHLPSRKRAPQASLFEAANDAVIDELRNLDTESLTAEEATDALRRLKTRLL, encoded by the coding sequence ATGGAACACGCATCACCGATGCTCAAGCAGTACCAGGAGATCAAGCGGGCCAACCCCGGCACTCTGCTCTTCTTCCGCCTGGGCGATTTTTACGAACTATTTTATGACGACGCGGTGATCGGCTCGAAGGAATTAGAGATCACCCTGACGGCGCGCAACCGCGAGCGCGGCAATCCCATACCGATGTGCGGCGTGCCCTATCACGCCGCCAGCGGCCACATCGCCAAGCTGGTGCGCAAAGGTTACCGCGTCGCCATCTGCGAACAGACCGAAGACCCGAAGAAGGCAACCAAGCTGGTCAAGCGCGAAGTCGTGCGCATCATTACTCCCGGCACGGCCATTGACGCGCAACTGCTCGATGCCCGCGACAACACCTATCTCGCCGCCGTCTTCGGCACCGGCACGGGCATGAGCGCCGCCTTCCTCGACCTTTCAACCGGCGAGTTCGTGGTCACGCAATTCACCGGCGAAGGCGCGTGGAATCGCATTCTCGAACAGCTTGACAGTTTCGCGCCGCGTGAGATTCTCTTCCCGAAATCGCTTGAGCCGTTGTTCAAGAACGAAGCCCGGCGCGAAGCCGCAAGTCATGTCATCAGCGATGAAAAGGAGGCCGGGGCGGCGCGATTCGTGGTTGCCGGCGAGCAGCCTTCGCTGAACGCGCTCGATGAATGGGACTTCGCGCATGACCGCGCCGCCGAGTTGATTTGCAATCATTTTGAGGTGAGCTCGCTCGACGGCTTCGGGCTCTCGGGACGCGACCTCGCCGTCACCGCCGCCGGCGCGGTGCTGCATTACGTCCGCGAAACTCAGAAGGACGACGCCGCGCACATCACCGGCCTGTCCTACTTCGAGCCCGCCGAATATCTGATGCTCGACGCGCCGACGGTTCGCAACCTCGAACTGGTCGAAGCCCTCGACGGCTCGCGCCAGCGGACGCTGCTCGGCGTTCTCGACGAATCGGTCACCGGCATGGGCTCGCGCCTGTTGAAGCAATGGCTGTTGCGGCCTTCGATGAAGCTCGGCGAGCTGACGGCGCGGCTCAATGCGGTCGAAGAGCTGAAGAGCGCGGTGATCCTGCGCGACCGTTTGCGGCAAGAGTTGAAACAGGTCGCGGACCTCGAACGCCTGATGGCGCGCATCTCGTTGGGCCGCGCCACGCCGCGTGATCTGGTGGCGCTCAAAAACTCAGCCGACGCCATTCCCGGCATTAAAGAGCTGCTCGGCGACGCGACGGCATCGTTGTTAGAGGTTCTTTCTGAAAACCTCGACGAGCTGGCAGACCTGCGCGACCTGATCGGCGCAAGCATCAGCGACGAACCACCGGTCAACATCAATGACGGCGGCACGATTCGCGCCGGCTATAACCCGCAGCTCGACGAGCTGCGCGAAGTCGCCACGTCGAGCAAGAGCATCATCGCGCGCATCGAATCGCGCGAGCGGGCGCGCACCGGCATCGCTTCGTTGAAGGTCCGCTTCAACAACGTCTTCGGCTACTTCATTGAAATCAGCAAGGCGAACCTCAAGAACGTGCCGACGGATTACGAGCGCCGGCAGACGATTGCCAACGCCGAGCGCTTCACGACGCCGGAGCTGAAAGAGTACGAAGCAAAAGTCCTCGGCGCCGAAGAGCGCATTGCCGAAATCGAGCAGGAGCTGTTCGGCGCCATTCGCCAGGCGGTGGCGATTGAAACCCGCCGCGTGCAAGGCGTTGCGCAAGGCTTAGCGACGCTCGATGTCTTGTGCGCGCTCGGCGAAGTCGCGGCGCGGCGCAACTACTGCCGGCCACAGCTTTCTGAAAGTGATGAGCTTTACATTCGCGGCGGTCGCCATCCGGTGATTGAATCCAGCGGCGAGCGCTTCATCCCGAACGATGTTTACCTGAACAACTCAACCGACCGGTTGTTGATCATCACCGGGCCGAACATGGGCGGCAAATCGGTCTTCCTGAGGCAGACGGCGTTGATCGCGCTGATGGCGCAGATCGGCTCGTTCGTGCCTGCCGACGAAGCGCGCGTCGCTCTGCTCGACCGCATCTTCACGCGCGTCGGCGCGTCGGATAGCCTGGCGCGCGGGCGCTCGACGTTCATGGTAGAGATGACCGAAACGGCGAACATCCTGAACACCGCGACGCCGCGCAGCCTGGTGCTGCTTGATGAAGTCGGACGCGGCACCTCGACCTTCGATGGCTTGTCGCTGGCGTGGGCCATCGCCGAATACCTGCACGACAACCCGCAGCACACCGCCAAGACGTTGTTTGCGACGCACTATCACGAGATGACCGAGTTGGCGAAGCTGCTGCCGGGCGTGCGCAACTATCAAATGGCGGTCAAGGAGTCCGAGGGCACGATTGTTTTCCTGCGGCGGGTTGTCGAAGGCAGCGCCTCGAAATCTTATGGCATCGAGGTCGGCAAGCTCGCCGGGTTGCCGCGTGTGGTTACGGATCGCGCCAGAGAGATACTCTCTAATCTCGAAGCCAACGAGCTGGACGTGATGGGCAAGCCAAAGTTCGCGCGTCACCTGCCGTCACGCAAGCGCGCGCCACAGGCGTCGCTGTTCGAGGCGGCCAACGACGCGGTCATTGACGAGTTGCGCAATCTCGACACCGAATCGCTCACCGCTGAAGAAGCAACGGACGCGCTGCGGCGATTGAAGACGCGCTTACTTTGA
- a CDS encoding TIGR04283 family arsenosugar biosynthesis glycosyltransferase has protein sequence MQTVSIIIPVLNEEALLAGTLAALRRLEGNPEVIVVDGGSHDRTRDIARTALQQFSQGEFIESARGRGPQMNAGARAARGDTLLFLHADTRLPADALSRIERAISDQEVVGGNFAISFEGRDLWSRSFTRLYNWRRRFGIYYGDSAIFARREVFERLGGFLSAPIMEDYDFCRKLERAGKTAVIESPAITSSRRWGGWRTAYVLMLWVLLQWLYLIGARPEGMGWIYYPKSFKLRRERAVAR, from the coding sequence TTGCAGACCGTCTCGATCATCATTCCCGTGCTTAACGAAGAAGCGTTGCTGGCCGGCACGCTCGCTGCCTTGCGCCGCCTGGAAGGCAATCCCGAAGTGATTGTTGTTGACGGCGGCAGCCATGACCGCACCCGCGACATCGCTCGCACCGCACTCCAACAATTCTCACAAGGCGAGTTCATCGAAAGCGCGCGCGGGCGCGGCCCGCAGATGAACGCCGGGGCGCGCGCTGCGCGAGGGGACACCCTGCTATTCCTGCACGCCGACACGCGGCTTCCCGCCGATGCCCTTAGCCGAATCGAAAGGGCGATCAGCGATCAAGAGGTCGTTGGCGGCAACTTCGCAATCAGCTTCGAAGGCCGTGACCTGTGGAGCCGCAGCTTCACGCGCCTCTACAATTGGCGGCGGCGGTTCGGCATCTATTATGGCGACTCGGCGATCTTCGCGCGGCGCGAGGTGTTTGAGCGGCTCGGCGGTTTCCTTAGCGCACCAATCATGGAAGACTATGACTTCTGCCGTAAGCTCGAACGCGCCGGCAAGACGGCGGTGATCGAGAGCCCGGCCATCACTTCGTCGCGGCGCTGGGGCGGCTGGCGCACCGCTTACGTGCTGATGCTCTGGGTTCTGCTGCAATGGCTCTACCTGATCGGCGCGCGCCCCGAAGGCATGGGCTGGATTTACTACCCGAAATCCTTTAAGCTGCGCCGCGAACGCGCCGTGGCGCGATAA
- the rimI gene encoding ribosomal protein S18-alanine N-acetyltransferase produces MSVSERQGEEAAARGLPFIIEWMQVTDLDEVVALEEKTGLNRWGYDAYKREIQKNPNSIMLVARNLGLGPGVVGFFAGWTVEDEMHVNNIATHPEFRQRSIGAQLMQTAIEEGQRRGIAFVLLEVRASNEAAQALYRKLGFNFLARRRDYYRFPTEDALVMKKELPVSAS; encoded by the coding sequence TTGTCGGTCAGCGAAAGACAAGGCGAGGAGGCGGCGGCGCGGGGGCTGCCCTTTATCATCGAATGGATGCAGGTAACGGATCTCGACGAAGTCGTCGCCCTTGAAGAGAAGACCGGGCTGAACCGTTGGGGCTATGACGCCTACAAGCGCGAGATTCAGAAAAACCCGAATTCAATCATGTTGGTGGCACGCAATCTGGGTCTCGGCCCCGGCGTGGTCGGTTTTTTCGCCGGCTGGACGGTCGAAGACGAGATGCACGTCAATAATATTGCGACGCACCCGGAATTCCGGCAGCGCAGCATCGGCGCCCAACTGATGCAGACGGCGATTGAGGAAGGGCAGCGGCGTGGCATCGCCTTTGTGTTGCTTGAGGTGAGGGCTTCGAACGAAGCCGCGCAGGCGCTCTACCGCAAGCTCGGATTTAACTTTCTGGCGCGGCGCCGCGATTACTATCGCTTTCCTACGGAAGACGCCTTGGTGATGAAGAAAGAATTGCCAGTATCGGCGTCATAA
- the tsaB gene encoding tRNA (adenosine(37)-N6)-threonylcarbamoyltransferase complex dimerization subunit type 1 TsaB, giving the protein MTSVESREVAELNDPVTNHTRPNILALDTSARRTSIALARGDRIVESLAVDGDERRSERLWLDIGGLLEGAGLGVEAIELFGVCVGPGGFTGLRVGLAAVKGLASATDKPVAGVTSLEAAAMAAHGAAMVCAMVGAYKGEVYWQLFTFDEGGLPVARSEPVVSTSTGAIAAVADLSDVVFVGDAAEASREVIRNIAGARFVEAANEQRGGWRAPQTHQNVAEAVARLAYLKWQQGRVETAATVEALYVRPAEAEVKRSLGLLGSKIARNRRAD; this is encoded by the coding sequence TTGACGAGCGTCGAATCAAGAGAAGTTGCCGAGTTGAACGATCCCGTCACAAATCACACCCGGCCTAATATCCTCGCGCTCGACACCTCTGCGCGGCGCACGAGCATTGCCCTGGCGCGCGGCGACCGGATCGTTGAATCGCTGGCGGTTGATGGCGACGAGCGGCGCTCTGAGCGGTTGTGGCTCGACATCGGCGGGTTGCTCGAAGGCGCAGGGCTCGGCGTTGAAGCCATAGAGCTTTTCGGCGTCTGTGTCGGACCGGGCGGCTTTACGGGCTTGCGTGTCGGCCTTGCGGCGGTCAAGGGCCTGGCGTCGGCCACCGACAAGCCCGTGGCGGGCGTGACTTCGCTCGAAGCAGCGGCGATGGCGGCGCACGGCGCGGCGATGGTCTGCGCGATGGTCGGCGCCTACAAGGGCGAAGTGTATTGGCAACTCTTTACCTTTGACGAAGGCGGCCTGCCGGTTGCTCGGTCAGAGCCCGTTGTGTCAACATCAACCGGGGCCATCGCGGCGGTCGCTGACTTGTCGGATGTGGTCTTCGTCGGTGACGCGGCAGAGGCGAGCCGTGAAGTCATCCGCAACATCGCCGGCGCGCGGTTTGTCGAAGCGGCGAATGAGCAGCGCGGCGGCTGGCGCGCCCCTCAGACGCATCAGAATGTTGCTGAAGCGGTAGCGCGGTTGGCTTATTTGAAGTGGCAACAAGGAAGGGTCGAGACGGCGGCGACAGTCGAAGCGCTTTACGTGCGACCGGCTGAGGCTGAAGTGAAACGGTCGCTCGGATTGCTCGGCTCGAAGATCGCCCGCAACCGCCGGGCTGATTAA